The following are encoded together in the Bradymonas sediminis genome:
- a CDS encoding helicase-related protein, whose product MQLPVDEIRAVFLDALSGPAPIIVTAPTGSGKSTRLPLWMADACDSDDKPVLVVEPRRVACRSLAGWLSEQRGEKVGHSIGYRVRFDDRTSNQTKVIFATTGVALRMLAAQQNAKESLFAGVLIDEFHERSWQVDLIAAILLARAKTKRDDCPLVITSATLDVEDLSAQLAAHGLKTHHLEALGRSFPVDISYIDAPAAPAAPSAQGLERRVADAVRQAAQLDSKANHPDDEGGDILVFLPGKGEINGCMQALSKVASQHNLEPVAVHGGLPPDKMKSALAQSKNKRRVYLSTNVAETSVTLPGVTTVIDSGLARMRIHRGGRSALAMVPIAEDSMDQRAGRAGRVRPGRCVRLWSQRFRPSTTTAPEVERIELDDVLLHAGVCGLDGDAFDDAPWVTEPPEFAVAEARRRLIAADALDDQARMTDKGRQLAELPVDGHAARMLISADDTMAGIACDLVALLQLNRGLLGQTNSRDVHHERAALLTGVDNEVYAEIAMLRAGDPQRHGLHASALREARQVATSLREWVGAPILKPTQDTLDFPPTADFARYLLERIPETACVLRERALKKRATKKTPPGQSEPWSNGELELSVWPYDPPRPAEAAVDQKPTDYPVAGLVLDHFWLGDTGIGVRGTGRMLLPCSYAALADAGLGDEAVGKAEMMRKHGAPHIVALVERNLAGVTISAREEALRGPKLFKVVADFILAGRTFPGGLFKGADDKVREDLHLWSLLADWPEPERYWKCEPAPISPHDFLLSKLQTLGLQSAQELALLETDDLRPDLVDLLGITAYDLERFADDFPRHWEHMGHAYICTVQAASRKVVLEPANKKAKKGKDPNPAHLPRFRSFSVYHRKASRIVKLR is encoded by the coding sequence TGACCGGACGAGCAACCAAACAAAGGTCATCTTCGCCACCACCGGCGTCGCCCTTCGCATGCTCGCCGCCCAACAAAATGCGAAAGAGTCGCTCTTTGCCGGGGTGCTCATCGACGAGTTTCACGAGCGCAGTTGGCAGGTCGATCTGATCGCCGCGATCTTATTGGCTCGGGCCAAAACTAAGCGCGACGACTGCCCCCTTGTCATCACGTCCGCGACCCTCGACGTCGAAGACCTCAGCGCGCAGCTCGCCGCCCACGGGCTCAAGACGCATCATCTAGAGGCGCTGGGCCGAAGCTTTCCCGTCGATATCAGCTATATCGACGCGCCGGCGGCTCCCGCGGCTCCATCGGCCCAGGGCCTTGAGCGCCGGGTCGCCGACGCGGTACGCCAGGCCGCGCAGCTCGACTCGAAGGCGAATCATCCGGATGACGAAGGCGGCGATATCCTCGTATTCTTGCCCGGCAAGGGCGAGATAAATGGGTGCATGCAGGCACTCTCGAAGGTGGCCAGCCAGCATAATCTGGAGCCGGTCGCCGTCCACGGCGGCCTGCCCCCCGACAAAATGAAGTCCGCGCTCGCCCAATCCAAGAACAAACGCCGCGTCTACCTGTCGACCAACGTCGCCGAGACCTCGGTCACGCTCCCCGGCGTCACCACCGTCATCGACAGCGGGCTGGCGCGCATGCGCATCCATCGCGGCGGGCGCTCGGCTTTAGCGATGGTGCCGATCGCCGAAGACTCGATGGACCAGCGCGCGGGGCGCGCCGGACGTGTGCGCCCGGGGCGCTGCGTGCGCCTGTGGAGCCAGCGCTTTCGGCCCTCGACCACGACCGCACCAGAAGTTGAGCGCATCGAACTCGACGACGTACTTCTGCACGCGGGAGTCTGCGGTCTCGACGGCGACGCCTTTGATGACGCGCCCTGGGTGACCGAACCGCCCGAGTTCGCGGTCGCCGAGGCTCGCCGGCGTCTGATCGCCGCAGATGCGCTCGACGACCAAGCTCGGATGACCGACAAGGGCCGGCAATTGGCCGAGCTCCCGGTCGACGGCCACGCCGCGCGGATGCTCATTAGCGCCGATGACACCATGGCCGGCATTGCCTGCGATCTCGTCGCGCTCTTGCAGCTCAACCGCGGCCTCCTGGGACAGACGAATTCGCGCGACGTCCACCACGAGCGCGCCGCGCTGCTGACTGGCGTCGACAATGAGGTTTATGCCGAGATCGCCATGCTTCGCGCGGGCGACCCGCAGCGCCACGGCCTGCACGCATCCGCCCTTCGCGAGGCGCGCCAGGTCGCGACCAGCCTGCGCGAGTGGGTCGGCGCGCCTATCCTTAAGCCAACTCAAGATACCCTCGACTTCCCACCAACCGCCGACTTCGCGCGTTATTTGCTCGAGCGCATCCCCGAGACCGCGTGTGTGCTGCGCGAGCGCGCGCTCAAAAAACGCGCCACCAAGAAGACGCCGCCCGGACAATCCGAGCCGTGGTCAAACGGTGAGCTGGAGTTGAGCGTGTGGCCCTACGATCCGCCGCGCCCGGCCGAGGCGGCGGTGGATCAAAAGCCGACGGACTACCCGGTCGCCGGTCTTGTCCTCGACCACTTCTGGCTGGGCGATACCGGCATCGGCGTGCGCGGCACCGGCCGTATGCTCCTGCCCTGCAGCTACGCGGCGCTCGCCGACGCGGGGCTGGGCGACGAAGCTGTCGGCAAGGCTGAGATGATGCGAAAACACGGCGCCCCCCATATCGTCGCCCTCGTCGAGCGCAACCTCGCCGGCGTCACCATCTCGGCGCGCGAAGAAGCCCTGCGCGGTCCCAAACTGTTCAAAGTCGTCGCCGACTTTATCCTCGCCGGGCGCACCTTCCCCGGCGGGCTATTTAAGGGCGCGGACGACAAGGTCCGCGAGGACCTTCACCTCTGGAGCCTCCTGGCCGATTGGCCCGAACCCGAGCGCTATTGGAAGTGCGAGCCCGCGCCCATATCCCCCCACGACTTCCTCCTGTCAAAGCTCCAAACCCTCGGTCTTCAATCCGCCCAAGAACTCGCCTTGCTCGAGACCGACGACCTGCGCCCCGACCTCGTCGACCTTTTGGGCATCACCGCCTACGACCTCGAGCGCTTCGCCGACGACTTCCCCCGCCATTGGGAACATATGGGCCACGCCTACATCTGCACCGTCCAGGCCGCCTCGCGTAAAGTTGTGCTTGAACCGGCCAACAAGAAGGCGAAGAAAGGCAAGGACCCCAACCCGGCGCATCTCCCCCGGTTTCGCAGCTTTTCCGTCTACCACCGCAAAGCAAGTCGTATCGTGAAGTTACGCTAA